A portion of the Streptomyces sp. NBC_00376 genome contains these proteins:
- a CDS encoding ferredoxin, which yields MTVQQDAPIGGDAQDLEVWIDQDLCTGDGICVQYAPEVFELDIDGLAYVKSADDELLQDPGATTPVPLPLLQDVVDSAKECPGDCIHVRRVSDSVEVYGPEAA from the coding sequence ATGACCGTGCAGCAGGACGCTCCCATCGGTGGCGACGCGCAGGACCTGGAAGTCTGGATCGACCAGGACCTCTGCACGGGCGACGGAATCTGCGTCCAGTACGCACCCGAGGTGTTCGAGCTGGACATCGACGGTCTGGCCTATGTGAAGAGCGCCGACGACGAGCTGTTGCAGGACCCGGGCGCGACGACGCCCGTTCCGCTGCCGCTCCTCCAGGACGTGGTCGATTCGGCCAAGGAGTGCCCGGGGGACTGCATCCACGTCCGTCGCGTCTCGGACAGCGTCGAGGTGTACGGCCCCGAGGCCGCCTGA
- the arc gene encoding proteasome ATPase produces the protein MAAHDDDINRGIRPGRGSEDPAGQVAYLEQEIAVLRRKLADSPRHTRILEERIVELQTNLAGVSAQNERLASTLREARDQIVALKEEVDRLAQPPAGFGVFLQGNEDGTCDIFTGGRKLRVNVSPSVELDDLRRGQEVMLNEALNVVDAMEFERAGDIVTLKEILEDGERALVIGHTDEERVVRLAEPLLDITIRPGDALLLEPRSGYVYEVVPKSEVEELVLEEVPDIDYDKIGGLGDQIELIRDAVELPYLHPDLFKEHELRPPKGILLYGPPGCGKTLIAKAVANSLAKKVAEVTGQPAGKSYFLNIKGPELLNKYVGETERHIRLVFQRAREKASEGTPVIVFFDEMESLFRTRGSGVSSDVENTIVPQLLAEIDGVEGLENVIVIGASNREDMIDPAILRPGRLDVKIKIERPDAEAAKDIFAKYLTPSLPLHADDLAEHTGSKEAAAHAMIQSVVERMYTESEENRFLEVTYANGDKEVLYFKDFNSGAMIQNIVDRAKKMAIKAFLDQGQKGLRVSHLLQACVDEFKENEDLPNTTNPDDWARISGKKGERIVFIRTLVTGKQGADTGRSIDTVANTGQYL, from the coding sequence GTGGCAGCCCACGACGACGACATCAACCGCGGCATCCGGCCCGGGCGGGGGTCCGAAGACCCAGCCGGCCAGGTCGCCTATCTCGAGCAGGAAATCGCCGTCCTGCGACGTAAGCTCGCCGACTCTCCGCGCCATACGAGGATTCTCGAAGAGCGGATCGTCGAGTTGCAGACAAACCTGGCAGGCGTGTCCGCACAGAACGAGCGGCTCGCCAGCACACTGCGCGAGGCCCGCGACCAGATCGTGGCCCTCAAGGAAGAAGTCGACCGGCTCGCACAGCCGCCGGCCGGGTTCGGTGTGTTTCTTCAGGGCAACGAGGACGGCACCTGCGACATCTTCACCGGAGGCCGAAAGCTCCGGGTGAACGTCAGTCCCAGTGTCGAGCTCGACGACCTCCGGCGCGGCCAGGAAGTCATGCTCAACGAAGCGCTCAACGTGGTCGACGCCATGGAATTCGAGCGGGCCGGGGACATCGTCACCCTCAAGGAGATCCTTGAGGACGGCGAGCGGGCCCTGGTCATCGGGCACACCGACGAGGAACGGGTGGTGCGGCTCGCCGAGCCGCTGCTGGACATCACCATCCGCCCCGGCGACGCCCTCCTGCTCGAACCCAGGTCCGGCTACGTCTACGAAGTGGTCCCCAAGAGCGAGGTCGAAGAGCTCGTCCTCGAAGAGGTACCGGACATCGACTACGACAAGATCGGCGGCCTGGGCGACCAGATCGAACTGATCCGGGACGCGGTCGAACTCCCCTACCTCCACCCCGACCTCTTCAAGGAACACGAACTGCGTCCGCCGAAGGGCATCCTGCTCTACGGTCCCCCCGGCTGCGGCAAGACACTCATCGCCAAGGCCGTCGCCAACTCCCTTGCCAAGAAGGTCGCCGAGGTCACCGGCCAGCCGGCGGGCAAGAGCTACTTCCTCAACATCAAGGGTCCGGAGCTCCTCAACAAGTACGTCGGCGAGACCGAGCGGCACATCCGCCTGGTCTTCCAGCGTGCCCGTGAGAAGGCGAGCGAGGGCACTCCCGTCATCGTCTTCTTCGACGAGATGGAGTCGCTCTTCCGTACCCGCGGATCCGGTGTCAGCTCGGACGTGGAGAACACCATCGTCCCCCAGCTGCTCGCCGAGATCGACGGCGTCGAGGGCCTGGAGAACGTCATCGTCATCGGCGCCTCCAACCGCGAGGACATGATCGACCCCGCGATCCTGCGACCCGGCCGCCTCGATGTGAAGATCAAGATCGAGCGCCCGGACGCGGAGGCCGCGAAGGACATCTTCGCGAAGTACCTCACGCCCTCGCTGCCGCTGCACGCCGACGACCTCGCGGAGCACACCGGCTCCAAGGAAGCCGCCGCGCACGCCATGATCCAGTCGGTCGTCGAGCGGATGTACACCGAGTCCGAGGAGAACCGCTTCCTCGAGGTCACGTACGCCAACGGCGACAAGGAAGTCCTGTACTTCAAGGACTTCAACTCCGGCGCGATGATCCAGAACATCGTCGACCGGGCCAAGAAGATGGCCATCAAGGCCTTCCTCGACCAGGGCCAGAAGGGCCTTCGCGTCTCCCATCTCCTCCAGGCGTGCGTGGACGAGTTCAAGGAGAACGAGGACCTGCCGAACACCACCAACCCGGACGACTGGGCCAGGATCTCCGGCAAGAAGGGCGAGCGGATCGTCTTCATCCGCACGCTCGTCACCGGAAAGCAGGGCGCGGACACCGGTCGCTCCATCGACACGGTGGCGAACACCGGTCAGTACCTGTAG
- a CDS encoding tRNA (adenine-N1)-methyltransferase has product MSEPTGAARRRGPFKVGDQVQLTDPKGRHYTFTLEAGKNFHTHKGSFPHDELIGAPEGSVVRTTGNVAYLALRPLLPDYVLSMPRGAAVVYPKDAGQILAFADIFPGARVVEAGVGSGSLSTFLLRAVGDQGMLHSYERREDFAEIAQQNVERYFGEPHPAWQLTVGDLQDNLSDTDVDRVVLDMLAPWECLEAVSKALVPGGILCAYVATTTQLARTVESIREIGCFAEPQPWESMIRNWHVEGLAVRPDHRMIGHTGFLVTARRLADGVEAPLRRRRPAKGAYGEDYDGPGSQSGGSSRG; this is encoded by the coding sequence ATGTCTGAACCGACCGGTGCCGCCCGCCGACGCGGGCCCTTCAAGGTCGGGGACCAGGTCCAGCTCACCGATCCCAAGGGACGCCACTACACCTTCACGCTCGAAGCCGGAAAGAACTTCCACACCCACAAGGGTTCTTTCCCGCACGACGAGCTGATCGGTGCTCCCGAGGGCAGTGTTGTCCGAACCACGGGAAACGTCGCCTATCTCGCGCTGCGCCCCCTGCTCCCCGACTACGTCCTGTCCATGCCCCGCGGCGCCGCCGTGGTCTACCCCAAGGACGCGGGGCAGATCCTGGCCTTCGCCGACATCTTCCCCGGCGCCCGCGTCGTGGAGGCCGGCGTCGGCTCCGGCTCGCTCTCCACCTTCCTGCTGCGCGCCGTCGGCGACCAGGGCATGCTGCACTCCTACGAGCGCCGCGAGGACTTCGCCGAGATCGCCCAGCAGAACGTGGAACGCTACTTCGGCGAACCGCACCCGGCCTGGCAGCTCACCGTCGGCGACCTCCAGGACAACCTCTCGGACACCGACGTCGACCGTGTCGTCCTCGACATGCTCGCCCCCTGGGAGTGCCTGGAGGCCGTCTCCAAGGCGCTGGTGCCCGGCGGCATCCTCTGCGCGTACGTCGCCACCACCACCCAGCTCGCGCGGACCGTCGAGTCCATCCGTGAGATCGGCTGCTTCGCCGAGCCGCAGCCCTGGGAATCGATGATCCGCAACTGGCACGTCGAGGGCCTGGCCGTCCGCCCGGACCACCGCATGATCGGCCACACCGGCTTCCTCGTCACCGCCCGCCGCCTGGCCGACGGTGTGGAGGCCCCGCTGCGCCGCCGCCGCCCCGCCAAGGGCGCCTACGGCGAGGACTACGACGGTCCCGGCAGCCAGAGCGGCGGCTCCTCCCGCGGCTGA
- a CDS encoding ABC transporter substrate-binding protein, producing the protein MNRKTLVLPAVVGLLAPVLAACGASGDGGDGKDAVVVGATDQLVASKDNPAPLDPAIGYEAGVWNVLRQTVQTLMHVPRGGGLPVPEAAEGCAFTDTQNESYRCKLRSGLEFADGKPVTADDVKYSMDRVIGIHAANGPVALLDNIDTIETKGEREVVFHLRTPDATFPYKLSTPVAGIVPRSAYPAKSARTGFRVDGSGPYTMKAETRHDKVVKIHFTRNPRYKGDLKVRNDKVELDLFPDAAAMGKAFDSKKIDMMARTMTPAQAKQLLEKPESGVDLTEMPSFAIRCLGFDTKDPAVKDKAVRQAMAQVIDRGEIAGKVYGTTAEPLYSLIPSSIAGHTNSFYNKYGEPSTAKAAAILRSAGIRTPVKLTLHYTTDHFGVGTAAEFQALKKQFNDTGLFDVTVKGTPWEKFRPAQVRGDYAVYGMGWFPDFPDPDNFTAPFLDRNNFLNSPYKSALAQKTLIPQSRRETDRSAATKTFQQLQDVVATDVPVLPIWQGKQYVASREGLTGVEWALNASADLQLWELAEDPR; encoded by the coding sequence ATGAACCGCAAGACTCTGGTGCTGCCGGCCGTCGTCGGCCTGCTCGCGCCCGTACTCGCCGCCTGCGGCGCGTCGGGTGACGGGGGCGACGGCAAGGACGCCGTCGTCGTCGGTGCCACGGACCAGCTCGTCGCCTCCAAGGACAACCCCGCGCCGCTCGATCCCGCCATCGGCTACGAAGCCGGCGTGTGGAACGTGCTCCGGCAGACCGTGCAGACCCTGATGCACGTGCCGCGCGGCGGCGGCCTGCCGGTGCCCGAAGCGGCCGAGGGCTGCGCCTTCACGGACACCCAGAACGAGAGCTACCGCTGCAAGCTGCGCAGCGGCCTGGAGTTCGCCGACGGCAAGCCGGTCACCGCCGACGACGTGAAGTACTCGATGGACCGGGTCATCGGTATCCACGCCGCCAACGGGCCGGTCGCCCTGCTCGACAACATCGACACGATCGAGACGAAGGGCGAGCGGGAGGTCGTCTTCCACCTGCGCACACCGGACGCCACGTTCCCGTACAAGCTGTCCACCCCCGTCGCCGGGATCGTGCCGCGGAGCGCGTATCCGGCGAAGTCCGCACGGACCGGGTTCCGGGTGGACGGCTCCGGCCCGTACACCATGAAGGCGGAAACCCGGCACGACAAGGTCGTCAAGATCCACTTCACCAGGAACCCCCGCTACAAGGGGGACCTGAAGGTGCGCAACGACAAGGTCGAGCTGGACCTCTTCCCCGACGCGGCCGCGATGGGGAAGGCGTTCGACAGCAAGAAGATCGACATGATGGCCCGCACCATGACGCCCGCACAGGCCAAGCAGCTGCTGGAGAAGCCCGAGAGCGGCGTCGATCTCACCGAGATGCCCAGCTTCGCCATCCGCTGTCTCGGCTTCGACACCAAGGACCCGGCCGTCAAGGACAAGGCGGTCCGTCAGGCCATGGCCCAGGTCATCGACCGGGGCGAGATCGCGGGCAAGGTGTACGGCACCACGGCCGAGCCGCTGTACTCGCTGATCCCCTCCAGCATCGCCGGGCACACCAACTCGTTCTACAACAAGTACGGCGAGCCCAGCACCGCGAAGGCCGCGGCGATCCTGCGCTCGGCGGGCATCCGCACTCCGGTGAAGCTCACCCTGCACTACACGACCGACCACTTCGGTGTCGGCACCGCCGCAGAATTCCAGGCCCTGAAGAAGCAGTTCAACGACACCGGGCTGTTCGACGTCACCGTCAAGGGCACCCCCTGGGAGAAATTCCGCCCCGCCCAGGTCCGCGGCGACTACGCCGTCTACGGCATGGGCTGGTTCCCCGACTTCCCGGACCCCGACAACTTCACGGCGCCGTTCCTCGACCGGAACAACTTCCTCAACTCGCCCTACAAGTCGGCCCTGGCGCAGAAGACGCTCATCCCGCAGTCCCGCCGCGAGACCGACCGCAGCGCCGCGACCAAGACCTTCCAGCAGCTCCAGGACGTCGTCGCCACCGACGTACCCGTACTGCCGATCTGGCAGGGCAAGCAGTACGTCGCCTCCCGCGAGGGCCTCACCGGCGTCGAATGGGCGCTCAACGCCTCCGCCGACCTCCAGCTGTGGGAGCTGGCAGAAGACCCGCGCTGA
- a CDS encoding ubiquitin-like protein Pup, whose protein sequence is MATKDTGGGQQKATRSTEEVEEQAQDAQVSEDLKDRQEKLSDDVDSVLDEIDDVLEENAEDFVRSFVQKGGQ, encoded by the coding sequence ATGGCGACCAAGGACACCGGCGGCGGACAGCAGAAGGCGACGCGTTCCACCGAGGAGGTCGAGGAGCAGGCGCAGGACGCGCAGGTCTCCGAGGACCTCAAGGACCGCCAGGAGAAGCTGAGCGACGACGTCGACTCGGTTCTGGACGAGATCGATGATGTGCTCGAGGAGAACGCCGAGGACTTCGTGCGTTCCTTCGTTCAAAAGGGTGGACAGTAG
- a CDS encoding RecB family exonuclease encodes MQCPLLYRFRVIDKLPEKPSEAATRGTLVHAVLERLFDNPAVERTAGRATALIPAQWDRLLESRPELSELFAEDAGGERLARWLSEAESLVERWFSLEDPTRLEPAERELFVETELESGLRLRGVIDRIDVAPTGEVRIVDYKTGKAPRPEYAEGALFQMKFYALVIWRLKGVVPRRLQLVYLGSGDILTYDPVVADLERVERKLLALWDAIRLATETGEWRPRPTKLCGWCDHRSVCPEFGGTPPVYPLTARPAGAEQDVQGRMDPVRTEAGRPVAPEGP; translated from the coding sequence ATGCAGTGTCCGCTGCTGTACCGCTTCCGGGTCATCGACAAACTGCCGGAGAAGCCCAGCGAGGCGGCTACCCGGGGCACGCTGGTCCATGCGGTGCTGGAGCGGCTGTTCGACAACCCCGCGGTGGAACGCACTGCGGGCCGGGCCACGGCGCTGATCCCCGCCCAGTGGGACCGGCTGCTGGAGTCCAGGCCGGAGCTGTCGGAGCTGTTCGCCGAGGATGCCGGGGGCGAGCGGCTGGCGCGCTGGCTCTCGGAGGCGGAGAGCCTGGTGGAGCGGTGGTTCTCACTGGAGGATCCGACGCGTCTGGAGCCCGCCGAGCGGGAACTGTTCGTCGAGACGGAGCTGGAGTCGGGGCTGCGGCTGCGCGGGGTGATCGACCGGATCGACGTGGCGCCGACGGGCGAGGTCCGGATCGTCGACTACAAGACGGGGAAGGCGCCGCGCCCGGAGTACGCGGAGGGCGCGCTCTTCCAGATGAAGTTCTACGCCCTGGTGATCTGGCGGCTGAAGGGTGTGGTGCCGCGCCGGCTCCAGCTGGTCTACCTCGGCAGCGGGGACATCCTCACGTACGACCCGGTGGTGGCGGACCTGGAGCGGGTGGAGCGCAAGCTGCTGGCGCTGTGGGACGCGATCCGGCTGGCCACGGAGACGGGCGAGTGGCGGCCCCGGCCGACGAAGCTCTGCGGCTGGTGCGACCACCGGTCGGTCTGTCCCGAATTCGGTGGCACTCCCCCGGTCTATCCGTTGACGGCCCGCCCGGCAGGGGCGGAGCAGGATGTGCAGGGCAGAATGGATCCGGTCCGTACTGAGGCCGGCCGGCCTGTGGCCCCCGAAGGACCCTGA
- the dop gene encoding depupylase/deamidase Dop — MTVRRVMGIETEYGISVPGHPNANAMLTSSQIVNAYAAAMHRARRARWDFEEENPLRDARGFDLARETADSSQLTDEDIGLANVILTNGARLYVDHAHPEYSSPEVTNPRDAVLWDKAGERIMAEAAERAAQLPGAQPIHLYKNNTDNKGASYGTHENYLMKRETPFSDIVRHLTPFFVSRQVVTGAGRVGIGQDGHEHGFQISQRADYFEVEVGLETTLKRPIINTRDEPHSDAEKYRRLHVIIGDANLSEISTYLKLGTTALVLSMIEDGFINVDLAVDQPVRTLHHVSHDPTLKHLITLRSGRTLTAVQLQMEYFELGRKYVEERYGADADEQTKDVLIRWEDTLNRLENDPMSLSGELDWIAKRELMEGYRRRDGLDWDAARLHLVDLQYADVRAEKGLYNRLAARGKMKRLLDENEVEQARTKPPEDTRAYFRGRCLEQYADDVAAASWDSVIFDLPGHDSLQRVPTLEPLRGTRNHVKELLDRCRTAEELVQVLSGG; from the coding sequence ATGACCGTACGGCGAGTAATGGGCATCGAGACGGAGTACGGGATCTCCGTCCCCGGCCACCCCAACGCCAATGCCATGCTCACCTCGTCCCAGATCGTCAACGCCTACGCAGCGGCGATGCACCGGGCGCGCCGCGCCCGCTGGGACTTCGAGGAGGAGAATCCGCTGCGGGACGCGCGAGGTTTCGACCTCGCCCGCGAGACCGCGGACTCCAGCCAGCTCACCGACGAGGACATCGGCCTCGCCAATGTCATCCTCACCAATGGGGCCCGCCTCTACGTCGACCACGCGCACCCGGAGTACAGCTCCCCGGAAGTCACCAATCCGCGGGACGCGGTCCTCTGGGACAAGGCCGGCGAACGCATCATGGCCGAGGCCGCCGAGCGCGCGGCCCAGCTCCCCGGCGCCCAGCCGATCCACCTCTACAAGAACAACACCGACAACAAGGGCGCCTCGTACGGCACGCACGAGAACTACCTGATGAAGCGGGAGACCCCGTTCTCCGACATCGTGCGCCATCTGACGCCGTTCTTCGTCTCCCGCCAGGTGGTCACCGGGGCGGGGCGCGTGGGAATCGGCCAGGACGGCCACGAGCACGGCTTCCAGATCAGCCAGCGCGCCGATTACTTCGAGGTCGAGGTCGGGCTGGAGACCACGCTCAAGCGCCCCATCATCAACACCCGCGACGAACCCCATTCCGACGCCGAGAAGTACCGCCGGCTCCATGTGATCATCGGTGACGCGAACCTCTCGGAGATCTCCACCTATCTCAAGCTCGGCACCACCGCCCTGGTCCTCTCCATGATCGAGGACGGCTTCATCAACGTGGATCTCGCGGTCGACCAGCCGGTGCGCACCCTGCACCACGTCTCCCACGACCCGACCCTGAAGCACCTCATCACGCTGCGCAGCGGCCGTACGCTCACCGCGGTGCAACTGCAGATGGAGTACTTCGAGCTGGGCCGCAAGTACGTCGAGGAGCGGTACGGGGCGGATGCCGACGAGCAGACCAAGGACGTCCTGATCCGCTGGGAGGACACACTCAACCGGCTGGAGAACGACCCGATGAGCCTGTCGGGCGAGCTCGACTGGATCGCCAAGCGGGAGCTCATGGAGGGCTACCGCCGCCGGGACGGCCTGGACTGGGACGCGGCACGCCTGCACCTGGTGGATCTCCAGTACGCCGACGTGCGGGCCGAGAAGGGCCTCTACAACCGTCTGGCGGCCCGCGGGAAGATGAAGCGGCTGCTGGACGAGAACGAGGTCGAGCAGGCCCGTACGAAGCCCCCGGAGGACACCAGGGCCTATTTCCGGGGCCGCTGCCTGGAGCAGTACGCCGACGACGTGGCGGCGGCCTCCTGGGACTCGGTCATCTTCGACCTGCCCGGTCATGACTCACTGCAACGGGTACCCACCCTGGAACCGCTGCGTGGTACCCGCAATCACGTCAAGGAGCTGCTGGACCGCTGCCGCACGGCGGAGGAGCTGGTCCAGGTCCTGTCGGGCGGCTGA
- a CDS encoding HAD family hydrolase yields MTSTVPASLTRTAEGAALQAVLLDMDGTLVDTEGFWWDAEVEVFAELGHQLDEAWRDVVVGGPMTRSAGYLMDVTGADITLDELTVLLNDRFEKRIGRGVPLMPGAARLLAELVRHDIPTALVSASHRRIIDRVLESVGRHHFALTVAGDEVSRTKPHPEPYLFAASGFGADPEYCAVIEDTATGVAAAEAAGCRVVAVPSVAPIAPASGRVVVRSLEEVDLAFLRGLVTGKR; encoded by the coding sequence ATGACCAGCACCGTCCCCGCGTCCCTGACCCGCACGGCCGAAGGCGCCGCGCTCCAGGCCGTCCTCCTCGACATGGACGGCACCCTCGTCGACACCGAGGGGTTCTGGTGGGACGCGGAGGTGGAGGTCTTCGCCGAGCTCGGGCACCAGCTCGACGAAGCCTGGCGGGACGTGGTGGTCGGCGGGCCGATGACCCGCAGTGCCGGCTACCTCATGGACGTCACCGGTGCGGACATCACCCTCGACGAGCTGACCGTGCTGCTCAACGACCGCTTCGAGAAGCGCATCGGCCGCGGTGTGCCGCTGATGCCCGGCGCGGCCCGGCTGCTCGCCGAACTGGTCAGGCACGACATTCCCACGGCCCTGGTCTCTGCCTCGCACCGGCGGATCATCGACCGGGTACTGGAGTCGGTGGGCCGTCACCACTTCGCCCTCACCGTCGCGGGCGACGAGGTCTCCCGTACGAAGCCGCACCCGGAGCCGTACCTCTTCGCTGCTTCCGGCTTCGGCGCGGATCCCGAGTACTGCGCGGTCATCGAGGACACCGCGACCGGTGTCGCGGCCGCCGAGGCGGCGGGCTGCCGGGTGGTCGCCGTACCGTCCGTCGCCCCCATCGCCCCCGCGTCCGGCCGGGTGGTCGTACGTTCGCTCGAAGAAGTCGACCTCGCTTTTCTCCGGGGCCTGGTCACGGGAAAGCGTTGA
- a CDS encoding site-2 protease family protein, with amino-acid sequence MDESGDSGRPQPGAGGTTPGPGPDKDEPQRPEEPGGGLLMGRPFGVPVYVAPSWFLVAALITWVFGGQLERVLPELGSARYLVSLFFAIAFYASVLVHELAHTVVALRYKLPVRRIQLQFFGGVSEIEKESETPGREFLLAFVGPLLSLVLAGLFYIGMMFVEPGTVPGVLLAGLMISNLLVAAFNLLPGLPLDGGRMLRAVVWKVTGKPMSGTVAAAWVGRALAVITLIGLPLLTHTGTFGNDPGDLSGMDTITDALLAAILAAIIWTGAGNSLRMARLREHLPELRARTLTRRAVPVESATPLSEALRRANEAGARALVVVDGHGEPKGIVRETAIVGVPEHRRPWVAVSGLAQDLTEGMKVSAELSGEALLDRLKASPATEYLVLEETGEIYGVLSTADVERAFVAALARPAA; translated from the coding sequence GTGGACGAGAGCGGCGACAGCGGGCGGCCGCAGCCCGGTGCAGGGGGAACAACCCCCGGACCCGGCCCCGACAAGGACGAACCGCAGCGCCCCGAAGAGCCCGGAGGCGGCCTTCTCATGGGCCGCCCCTTCGGCGTGCCCGTGTACGTCGCGCCCAGCTGGTTCCTCGTGGCCGCGCTGATCACCTGGGTCTTCGGCGGCCAGCTCGAACGGGTGCTGCCCGAGCTCGGCTCGGCGCGCTATCTGGTCTCCCTCTTCTTCGCGATCGCCTTCTACGCCTCCGTGCTCGTCCACGAACTGGCCCACACGGTCGTGGCACTGCGCTACAAGCTTCCGGTGCGCCGCATCCAGCTCCAGTTCTTCGGCGGCGTCTCCGAGATCGAGAAGGAGTCCGAGACCCCGGGCCGCGAATTCCTGCTCGCCTTCGTCGGACCGCTGCTCTCCCTGGTGCTCGCGGGCCTCTTCTACATCGGGATGATGTTCGTCGAGCCCGGCACGGTGCCCGGCGTCCTGCTCGCCGGCCTGATGATCTCCAACCTCCTGGTTGCCGCCTTCAACCTCCTGCCGGGACTCCCGCTGGACGGCGGACGCATGCTCCGCGCAGTCGTCTGGAAGGTCACCGGAAAGCCGATGAGCGGCACCGTCGCCGCCGCCTGGGTCGGCCGCGCCCTCGCCGTCATCACCCTGATCGGCCTGCCGCTGCTCACCCACACCGGGACCTTCGGCAACGACCCCGGCGACCTCAGCGGCATGGACACCATCACCGACGCGCTGCTCGCCGCCATCCTCGCCGCGATCATCTGGACCGGGGCGGGCAACAGCCTGCGCATGGCCCGCCTGCGCGAACACCTCCCCGAACTGCGCGCCCGCACCCTCACCCGGCGCGCCGTCCCGGTGGAGTCCGCCACCCCGCTCTCCGAGGCCCTGCGCCGGGCCAACGAAGCCGGTGCCCGCGCACTCGTCGTCGTCGACGGCCACGGGGAACCGAAGGGCATCGTCCGGGAGACGGCCATCGTGGGCGTACCGGAACACCGCCGCCCCTGGGTCGCCGTCAGCGGTCTCGCCCAGGACCTCACCGAAGGCATGAAGGTCTCCGCCGAGCTGTCCGGCGAAGCCCTCCTGGACCGGCTCAAGGCCAGCCCGGCCACCGAGTACCTCGTCCTGGAGGAGACCGGCGAGATCTACGGAGTCCTCTCCACCGCAGACGTCGAACGCGCGTTCGTCGCCGCTCTGGCCAGGCCCGCCGCCTGA
- a CDS encoding response regulator has translation MAIRVLLVDDQPLLRTGFRMILEAEGDLAVVGEAGDGLQALDQVRALQPDVVLMDIRMPRMDGVEATRQITGPGRDGPAKVLVLTTFDLDEYVVEALRAGASGFLLKDAPANELVQAIRVVAAGEAMLAPSITRRLLDKYADHLPSGEEPLPDTLHTLTDREVEVLKLVARGLSNAEIAADLFVSETTVKTHVGHVLTKLGLRDRVQAAVYAYESGLVRPGAQ, from the coding sequence GTGGCTATCCGCGTCCTACTGGTCGACGACCAGCCCCTACTGCGCACCGGCTTCCGGATGATCCTGGAGGCGGAGGGCGATCTCGCGGTGGTGGGTGAGGCCGGTGACGGTCTCCAGGCTCTCGACCAGGTGCGGGCGTTGCAGCCCGATGTGGTGCTGATGGACATCCGGATGCCCCGGATGGACGGCGTCGAGGCGACCCGCCAGATCACCGGACCGGGCCGCGACGGCCCGGCGAAGGTGCTGGTGCTGACCACGTTCGATCTCGACGAGTACGTGGTGGAGGCGCTGCGCGCCGGTGCCAGCGGCTTCCTGCTGAAGGACGCCCCGGCCAATGAGCTGGTGCAGGCCATCCGGGTGGTCGCGGCGGGCGAGGCGATGCTCGCCCCGAGCATCACCCGCAGGCTCCTCGACAAGTACGCGGACCATCTGCCGTCCGGCGAGGAGCCGTTGCCCGACACCCTGCACACGCTAACCGACCGCGAGGTCGAGGTGCTGAAGCTGGTGGCCCGCGGCCTGTCGAACGCGGAGATCGCCGCGGATCTGTTCGTCAGCGAGACGACGGTCAAGACGCATGTCGGCCATGTGCTGACCAAGCTCGGGCTGCGCGACCGGGTGCAGGCCGCGGTGTACGCGTACGAGAGCGGCCTGGTCCGCCCCGGCGCCCAGTGA
- the prcB gene encoding proteasome subunit beta: MEANTRSTGRLPAAFLTPGSSSFMDFLSDQSPGMLPGNRKLPPLQGAIEAPHGTTIVAVTFAGGVVLAGDRRATMGNVIAQRDIEKVFPADEYSAVGIAGTAGLAVEMVKLFQLELEHFEKVEGAQLSLEGKANRLSTMIRSNLAMAMQGLAVVPLFAGFDIDREKGRIFSYDVTGGRSEEHGYAATGSGSVFARSSMKKLYHGELTEQEALTLVVQALYDAADDDSATGGPDVARRIYPIVTVITDEGFRRLDEAESSEIARSVLERRLEQPDGPRAALL; the protein is encoded by the coding sequence GTGGAAGCCAACACTCGTAGCACCGGGCGTCTACCAGCTGCCTTCCTGACGCCGGGATCCTCTTCGTTCATGGATTTCCTGTCCGACCAGTCGCCCGGGATGCTCCCCGGCAACCGGAAGCTGCCGCCCCTCCAAGGGGCCATCGAGGCGCCGCACGGGACGACGATCGTCGCGGTGACGTTCGCCGGAGGTGTGGTGCTGGCCGGTGACCGGCGAGCGACCATGGGCAATGTGATCGCCCAGCGTGACATCGAGAAGGTCTTCCCGGCCGACGAGTACTCGGCGGTGGGCATCGCCGGCACGGCCGGACTGGCCGTGGAGATGGTCAAGCTCTTCCAGCTGGAGCTGGAGCACTTCGAGAAGGTCGAGGGCGCCCAGCTCTCCCTGGAGGGCAAGGCGAACCGGCTCTCCACGATGATCCGCAGCAATCTGGCGATGGCCATGCAGGGCCTCGCCGTCGTGCCGCTCTTCGCCGGTTTCGACATCGACCGCGAGAAGGGCCGGATCTTCTCGTACGACGTCACCGGAGGCCGTTCCGAGGAGCACGGGTACGCGGCCACCGGCTCCGGGTCGGTCTTCGCCCGGAGCTCGATGAAGAAGCTCTACCACGGGGAGCTGACGGAGCAGGAGGCCCTCACTCTGGTCGTGCAGGCGCTGTACGACGCCGCGGACGACGACTCGGCGACCGGCGGCCCCGACGTGGCCCGGCGGATCTACCCGATCGTCACCGTCATCACCGACGAAGGCTTCCGGAGGCTGGACGAGGCGGAGTCCTCCGAGATCGCGCGCTCG